The sequence below is a genomic window from Schistocerca gregaria isolate iqSchGreg1 chromosome 5, iqSchGreg1.2, whole genome shotgun sequence.
AAATTTGCACTGTTTTCAATCACACTGAAAAAAGATTTCAACAATATCTTTGACTCTTAATCACGTGTTACACAGTTTCAATTTGCTTTTGCGAGCGTTTGACCGATACATATTCGTTCGTCATATTGAATGAACTGTTGTTTTACCCAACATCATGTGGCGAACTGTTCGTTTGTGGGTATTTCAAGCAGTACCCAAGTTATGTAACCCACGTACAATAGCGCTATGGGGCTTGACGATATTTCTCGAAGAAACGTCAATTCGTACTCCGTTTcgttttaaaagcaaattaaaatccCTTTTAGGCGGTATCTCCTTTTATTCCGGAGACGCATTTTTAAATAGACCCATTTCCACCTTTTATTTTTACACAATGTGATCACAATTAATATTTTTCTCGGATTGCCGGTTTTGGCTTATTATAGCCATCATCAGAGATCTGAACCAATAACGAAAAATAGAAAATTAAGTACTCCATAATTTCTGTAATGAAGTAATGGTACAAAACCGTATATAATTCATCAGTTGGTGACGGGTACCTTATGTTATTACGCAGCGACTCCGGACAACGTCCCGCCATGTGGTTTGGAATCTTGGTCTGAATATGATTTATTATAACCGAAACCGACGGCTTCCAGTAGAAGGAAAATAAATAGGACTTGgattatgatttttttaatttttatacggAGTGCAGTTGCCCAAGTTCCAACATTCTTATAATTCATCATGTTttagcagaaaaccattcatacaCATATTTAAGAGGAGTGCAGAGGCCTACATGTTGATTTACATAAATCAACCCTGTATGAGTATATCCATGCATTTAACATACATTCATTACTTCAAACACTACTTGATCTTATATAGACAAAGGAATCCTAAGCTACCTGTGTTCATGGCACAAATGTGCCTTCGTCTGAGTGACTTCGACACACAGCTATTACATCTTTCTGTCTCTTGTTTCCGCATCTATTACCCGTATGTTTTTTTTTATCACCACCGTACATGTATGAAACAGTATTAATCACATTACTAGCGGTTTGCGGTTTTGAGATTCTAAGACACTTCAATATAGATTCGTGAGGAGCCAGTGACTAAATTTCAATGTACATTATttattagatctgaagatgaccactTATCGATGGGAACTAgccatattataaaaataaatgtgcagctgatgtggcaaaataaacaattaattttaaatgtgaaCACCGTTGCGGAATCTTTCGGCAATAGTGAAAATGTATAATGAAATTGGTGAACATTTTCATCTAGGAagtatatttctttaaatttttagtttttctgCCGTCTCAGTTGTACGTTTATTTTCATAATATGCCTAATCTCGATTAATATttcatcatcttcagatcttaaaagCTAAAATAAAGTAGAAAAGTATCACAGATCTGTAACACTTTTCTACGTATTTTAGAGTAATAGAAAATAGATacttagtttttgttttgttttatttattagttGATGAAGATGACCAATTATTAATGGAAACTAGCCATATTATAAAACATGAATGTGCAACTGAGCTGGCAAAATAAACGATTAATTTTAAATGTCAGCACAGCTGCGGAATCTCTCGGCAATAGGGAAAATATATTTGTTAACGGCTTGTAACGATCTGCAGATTAGCGGAATAGTGCAGATTAAATACACGGAAAACGTAGATATTAAGGTGAACCGACATCTTGCCTCCGTGCTGTTGTTTCTGAAACGATCTGCCTTGTGTTAACACAGGACATAGCGGGTCTCGTGACAACGATATACGAGACACTGGGCTCCTCCATCAAAGTTCCTCACTACGGCAGCAAGACGATCAAGGTGAAGCTGACGGTGTCCCCGGACCAGCGCAAGAGCGCGGAGCAGCAGCAGCACAGCCAGCCGCAGCCGCAGGCGAGCGGTCGCAAGCTGAAGCGCGACCTCAACGTGACGATCCGCGAGTCGCGGCGGGCGGGACCCGCGACGCGCCGTAAGCGCGCCGAGACGGCGGCGCCCGCGGCGCCGCCACACAGCTGCAGCAGCGGCTCCGCCACCGCCCCCGGCAGCGAGAACAACGACGACGGCGCCGCCGACATCTCGgaggacgatgacgacgacgaaggCACTCGCCAGCACCCGTCCCCGCGGGTCGCCGTTGACAGGTGAGGCTGCTCTGGATTTTCGTATCTTTCAATTCCACGGAGGATCATAATAACAAAGTGACTGACGCTCAACTTCTTTATATCGCAGCGTCAGCCAACTTCGAGCTGCGATTATACTGAGCGCAATAGTTTCGCGAGACCAGTCTCGCGTAGTTTGAAGAAGGTCCCCCCCGCGAAACGTGCCAGTTGAGGTCGTAGCGCTGTGTGAGCCAAGCACCTGTAGGTGTTTGAGTGTGAAACCAAGTTCTCCGCTTCTCTTGTTTTCAGCAACCGGAGGTACGACACAGCATGACGGCACGATTGTCTCGTTCAAATTGACGGGCTCACCCTTTTGGTGTTGTTTCGCGCCTTGCAGAATAGCTTTGAAAATTGTTTCGTGAGGCAAGTCTCGCATAATGTTAACACACCCCTCGAATGACCTAGCTACCTCCTCGTGTTCAGTTCCCGATTACTATAGTTGGCTGCAGATGACAATGGCAGCTTGTAACACAAATGCTGACCAATTgatgtgacacagtggttagcaaactggactcacatccgggaggacggcGTTTCAAAGCCACGCCCTCCCACCCAGATTTAAgtcttccataatttccctaaatctcttcaggcaaatgctggggtggttccttcgaaagggacttatttccttctccatcctcgacACAATCCAAGTGCATGCCCCATCTCTTATGGCCACAATGTCGATGGGACGTAAACCCACGGTTCCTTCCttcttttaaaacaaattttatacttaattttcGATGTGCACTTATTTTTGTGCCCTAGTTTTGTATTTTATGCAACGAAATTTGTGTAGCTAGCGCCATAATAGAAAAGTGATAAAGGCCAATATGATGCTGACATTACTGCCGCAGCCATGTAAGGTGTTTGGGTAAAGGTGAACTGACAACAGGGCCCACTTTGGTATCTGTCAGTCCCTTTTTTAGTGTGGTTCAGGCACAGAGATTAATGTGGCTGGGTACTAATGTGGAGGTAGCAGATTTGATTCCTGGTTGCCACCTCAGATTTTTTCAACTTTCCACTGAGACTTATCAGGCCAAATGAGAAGCTGCAGTCTGGGGAGGATAACAGAGCAACATGTCTCCCAAAAGTGTTGCAAGCTGCTCTTCGGGATTCAGGTTAGGAGAATGACCTGGTCACATTACCTTTTGAATTGTTTTTTGGTCGAGGAATTCAGTCGCAAGATATGCCCTGTCCAGTGAAACAGTGTCATTTTGTAAGGCAAAATGATCATCTATTGCCATAGCATAAGGATATGTAACAAACTATCACAGTTTTCCGAGGAAAGACTTGCAAGTCTCTGTGCACAAATTAGCTACCCCTCACACAGATACTCTCTCTCATAATGGCAAAGACACATTTCCCACAGATGCtttgactttttgagaaattaagaCTGTTCTGCTGTAACTTTTTTAGGTGATTCAGGACTTATTCATGAAACAACAGTCCTCCATTCATTCAAGACATTGGTGTGACTATTTCTTTGTGTGCTTTATCACATACAATGGTTGTCAACACTTGTCAGTGGCCTTTGACTATTGGTTGAAGGCTCAGGATGCCATAGTTCTAGACAGAAGTCGCTACTGTGTATGAGTAACAGAAGAGTTACTATGTAACTGTATTGCCATCTCATCTGAGCTTAAGCTACCACCAATCTACTTGTGGTCCTTGAGTGTAGTCTGGTAAAAGTGCCACAACACTCCTTGGGCGGTATGACTATCTGAACTGTCTTAGTTCACGGACACAGTACTAATGCTACCACATGCACATTTCTGAAGTATTCCAATGTCAGGAGTGACTGGCAGCATTACTTACTGTCTTCGTTCGGGCCACAGTACAAACTATCACCCATTTTAAAACTGTGCTGTTGTCTGTTATATTCAGATGCAGGAGCAGTTAGCAGTGTTGTTCATTAATATTTAGTTCTGTTCAGAATCACTGTGCTAAAAGATACTCAACTTATTGTTAGTTACTTTATATTATCATGAGTTACCACATCTTGTGACATTTTCCCTAATTTATGGAAaccagaataaattttcacatgGCTATATTAGTGGAATGAAATTAGTTAAAGGAGTGCTAATGGGTATCCATGTTTAATGTACTCATGCATCAACATCCTTATATGAATTGCATGTAATCATTGTGCATCAATATAGAAATCCCTTCAAAAGTTGGAAGACACAACTATAGGCATATTTCTGATTATGTCCCCACACCTACATATGAACTAATAAACCCATCGTAAATGTGCCTTATCACCTCAGAATCTACAATAATTTCTATGTGCATGTTTCAGTGCAAGGCTTCGGAACCGCAGGTATCAGCAGCATGTAGCTTCCCGATACCGCCAGCAGCACAGTACATATTGTGCAGATAGCAGCGTTCTGCGGCAGCGAACCAAGAAACGCTCTGGCTCACTGCAGAGAGAGGAGCTCCTGCAAATCATCCAGGCCAACATGGACAAGAACAACCTCGGTTTCCAAACCTCCAGGTACTTTATTAATTTGAGTCATCATTAGTTAATAATTATACAAAGTGGTATGTTCCAGACACATAATTTTTCTCTAAACAAATGTATTGTacttgtaaacacacacacacacacacacacacacacacacacacacacacacacacacacacacaaacttatatATAAAAAGACTCGTTCACTGGCACTATGGAACCCAATTATGCTCACCTTTAATCTTCAGGCAGACTGTTTTAAGCTCACTGGACAACAAATGAGATGCTCAGCCCACATAGATAAAAAGTTGTGGGTTCTGTATGTTTACCACCAGTAAGAATTTACAGAAAGCACAAATGAGAAATTCATTGTACAGATATGGTTTGGCCATATGTATTTGTATTTTCACCTTACCCTATGTAGTTGCTGCACAGCTGTGACTGTTTAGTAGAAAGTGAATTGGACAGATCTTCACCttaacaatttaaagaaaaaatagaagaaACATAAAGCTTACAAATTTTGTTGACATATTTAAACTGTGAAGCTTTCATCCTGTGGACAATAATGCCTAAGGCACAAGTTCTGCATGAAAAAGGTACAAAAATATGAATTCAAAATAGTCCACAGAGGCATGGAAAATAAGTGAATTAACTATATTGGAtgttacacacctggaaattgaaataagaacaccgtgaattcattgtcccaggaaggggaaactttattgacacattcctggggtcagatacatcacatgagcacactgacagaaccacaggcacatagacacaggcaacagagcatgcacaatgtcggcactagtacagtgtatatccaccattcgcagcaatgcaggctgctattctcccatggagacaattgtagagatgctggatgtagtcctgtggaatggcttgccatgccatttccacctggcgcctcagttggaccagcgttcgtgctggacgtgcagaccgcgtgagacgacgcttcatccagtcccaaacatgctcaatgggggacagagcctgagatcttgctggccagagtagttgacttacaccttctagagcacgttgggtggcacgggatacatgcggacgtgcattgtcctgttggaacagcaagttcccttgccgctctgggaatggtagaacgatgggttcgatgacggtttggatgtaccgtgcactattcagtgtccgctcgacgatcaccagaggtttacggccagtgtaggagatcgctccccacaccatgatgccaggtgttggccctgtgtgcctcggtcgtatgcagtcctgattgtggcgctcacctgcacggcgccaaacacgcatacgaccatcattggcaccaaggcagaagcgactctcatcgctgaagacgacacgtctccattcgtccctccattcacgcctgttgcgacaccactgggggcgggctgcacgatgttgggacgtgagcggaagacggcctaacggtgtgcgggaccgtagcccagcttcatggagacggttgcgaatggtcctcgccgataccccaggagcaacagtgtccctcatttgctgggaagtggcggtgcagtcccctacggcactgcgtaggatcctacggtcttggcgtgcatccgtgcgtcgctgcggtccggtcccaggtcgacgggcacgtgcaccttccgctgaccactggtgacaacattgatgtactgtggagacctcacgccccacgtgttgagcaattcagcggtacgtccacccggcctcccgcatgcccactatacgccctcgctcaaagtccgtcaactgcacatacggttcacgtccacgctatcgcggcatgctaccagtgttaaagactgcgatggagctccgtatgccacggcaaactggctgacactgacggcggtggtgcacaaatgctgctgttcctggtgtgtccgctgtgccgtgcgtgtgatcattgcttgtacagccctctcacagtgtccggagcaagtatggtgggtctgacacaccggtgtcaatgtgttcttttttccatttccaggagtgtatatgagactgAAGATCAAAGTTCTAATTGGATAGGTACTGGATATTCAAATGAATTTTCATGCAACTTGTACCTTTAGAGTGAATATTAAATACCAGTACTAAAGAATTATCTAATCATTAGATCCTTTTCTGCCAGATGAGTTAGCAAAACATGCCTCTTATGGCACATCCCCAATATAACTCAGACCAATGCTTTAATTTAATTCAGAAAGTGCTACAAAATGCTAATTATTCATTTCTTCATCTCTCataatgaatctacagtaatattATGATATGCATGTATAAACACCATCTTCTGCTGTCTCACATGTATAGTTTTGCTTATTCTCTATTATTTCATGCAATTAAAGTCTCAGAGTGCATGGTCCTCTTGCATTTCTGCTCCCAGTTCTAGTGAGATATATTGCTGATGTGGTATTCACACCAAAGATCAAATTCACACTTATCACATACTGCCAGAGGTGAACATGTTTCAAAACAACTCAACTGAATCGCACACCAATAGATTTGTAGTGTTACACCTACCCGTGTCACCATCAAGGACCATATATTAAAATTTAAGGTCATTATCTTATGGCTTTATTTGGTATTAAGCTGTAAAAATAAGCATTGTTCACATTCTGATCAGTGAATTAAGTTCCTTGATGAATCACATTAATATGATTCACTTTATTCAAGATGCATAAAATTCAAAATGTTTTTGTTTACTACATAACCATACTCACTATTAGTGCTTTCTATGGAATGTTTCTACAAATGTACGATGAACTATTTGCAATAGTGGTGTTTATACTTATCCTTAGTGTCATATCACCCATATCAGCAGTGGCTTTCAAAATTGATTAATGTGAGTGCCAGGACAATTCCTGTGAAAGATGAGTGACTTCTTTGCCCAACCTTGTCCAAGCTGTGTATGTGCTTTATCTCTCATTATCTCATTGTTGATGAGATGGTAAAATGCgatcttcctttttttttacatttttaatacaaaaaaacaaagaaaatcagcCAGTCTCTCTTAGATTTCAGGCTTATGAACGAACACACAGGGTACCTGCATTAAACATAATATAAAATGCAACAACTTGATACATAATTGAGGTATTTATTGGCATTTTGCTTCTACAAGTACAGTAACtcaaaatgttttctgtgtttgcTTGTGGCACCATGTGTGCATGCATATAACTGCATTGTTCACCTAAACACACATCAGTAGCCACAAGGACTCAACAGCAGAAGGCATCTGTGTGCTTTCTCTCATAGAGTTAAAGTCTGTTACACTAGTAcaactttggttttggtgtgagtaTGGACTGTGATGAAGTAATGATATTACTGAAGTGCCATATTGTGGGAGGTGCATGCAAAAAGAGGACAGTTCCCAGGTGGCCTTGGACTACTTATTTCCGTAAAGAAGCAACAAGAAAATATGAACAACAGAAACTTAATCCCTACAAAGAACACAAGAGACTGTCCTGTTCAGATGAGAATAATTGTCagtctacaaatacagttttatgaAGGTGCAAGAGAAAGCACACAGTCTGTCACCCTCGATTACTCTCCAAGGTCGGAATTGGTTGTGGCCACGATTGGTGGTGCACTGGTGTTGTCTTCATCTCTTAGTGCTGTATTGGTGACTTGTTGCTTACTCAGTGGTAGACTCTGTGTCACAGTTCGCCTCCTTAGTGAAGCGGTAGCATtcccgcctaccacgcagggggcccgagttcgattcccggcaggggactgggtgactCGCAAGTCAACGAAGTGGCATcagctaaaaagaacttgcaatacagCGGCTGAACACTCCcgaaaggggcctcctggccaacaatgccatccgATCATTTCATTCCGTGTCACACACTACTGGACACCTGCTGGTGGCCTTAGGGATACCAGGAAGCAGCCAGCGTCATGTGACTTCACGGATGCTATATAGTGCCAGCTGTGTCCAGTGATCATGGCACCCTCCATACTGCAGCAGATGGCGCAGTGAAGTTGCACAGTGTCGGCTGCAGGTGTCTGGCACAATGGCAACCCACATTGCTGTGTGGTAGGTGTGCTGGAGCATCAGGCACCAGAGCTATACAGTGTTCCTCTTCCCTTCGGAGGGAGATGGCGAAGCCATCTTTGGTCTTAGATGACAGCCACAATGGAGGTGACAGCCAAGGACATAGTGATTCCTACTTAGATAAGTAGGAAGAAATGGGACAAGCAGCTTTGTGAAACTGGGAGTTAGCTTTTGATGACTGGACAGCACACCAAGTTGCATTTTTAGAGGCTACTGTTCAATTAATCCATATGTTCTTCCAGTGGAGCCCTCGTACATCAATCAGACACATAGCCAATTGTAGTTACCTTATTCAACAGTACACGATATTGTCCGAAAAAGGTTGTACCTATGGATGTACAACTACAGCTTTGTCACAAAACCAAGCCTGAGAACAGACCATGATTTAAAGCATTTGCAAAGACAATCCtggcaaaaatgttaaaaaataaggcATTCCTCAATTTGATCTGTTTCTCACATGAAAATACTTTCCACTTGTCCTGCATAGTAAACATGCACAACTACTGCATATGGGAATGGAACCCGCCACTCAATACAATGACAAGATAGTGTATATGACACTATGAAAACTAATTGTGGTGTGTTGAATGACAGGGTTATAGGGCTATTTTTCTTTGTGGAGCCTACAGGTAATGCAAAAAGTTACATATGCATGTTGGAGCTTTATTGTTGTGCAACAACTTCCTCATCACAGATCTTTCAACGAGATGTTACAAGATGCCATTTTGCAAACATGGTGTGAGATTTCGTGGACCACGAGTTTCCAGATCACTCGATTGGGAGAAGTAGGCCATTGATTGCTTGATACCCCAGAAGCCCAGTTTTTTTCTGAGAAACAAGTGTACCAGATGCCAGTTTGTGATCTACCAGATCTGCACCAACTCATTTGTGCAGCTATCGCAAGTGTTACACCTGCAGTGCTGCAAAACACCTTGAGAGAAGGGGAATACAGATTAGATATCAATGTTTATTATATGCGTGAAAATTTTTTTGAGTTAACATACTTGTAGAAACATAGTGTCAGTAAATATCTCATTTACTCCTCAAGTTATTACATTTTACACTATAATATTGCGTTTGACCAGTACAGCCTGTATATACTATTATAAGTCACACGCACAGTTAGTTTTGGGTTGCCCTACTTAGATATTTTGCAACAGATCAGCTGTTTTGAGCATTTCAGTATTCTTTAGATAGCATATGACTTTATATTGTCAGTTGTATCTCTCCTCTAATCAACAAAATTGACTTTCAGGAAACAGTGTGACCGAGGTGGCCTGGTTGATATTAGACATGCGCATCACAGGCATAGGCACAAGACTTCTCATCGTGAAGAGGTGCAGCTGCACTACCTTGCCCACAGCCCTGCTCCTAACTGCTATCTAGACTTGGCAGGACTGGAGCACAAGTTGCAGCACTGTCACCACGAATGCCGTCATGGTGTGGAGAAATCAGTTCAGCAGCTGCAGCACAGCAGGCAGGGCTGTCACACACGTGGACACCACCGCTCTCGCTCTCACGACTTGGGTCGGTCAGTTCCAGTTGCACCAGTTGGGACATCACCAAACCGGTATCCGACAGCGGCACACTTGCCGTCACCAAGGGTCTGTGCGGCTGCTGATGATATCACATCGTCGCCGTTCCATTTCGGGCGGGCACGTTCGAAGTCCCACGAGGACCCGGGGCCAGACCGCAGGAAATTGCCACCATTTGTTATGGGACACACATCATCACCTCACCACCTCAAGCATCGAAACAGGGAACAGGATCAGGCCCGTGCCATGGCCCAGGTGGTTCGTTGGCTGGAGCAGGAATTTTCGTCTGGCCTTGGCACTGCTGATAGATTTGCATCTGGTAACTCTACACAGCCACCTCCTCCTGCAGATGGTCCACCACCTGGCCAGCCAGAAGCAGGAAGCAATTCTACAACAGCAGGTGTTTCTTCTGTTGAGAGGCACGAGCACCATCACGTTCATGAGCACATACATCACCATTACCACCACTACAGGGAGACACCTGTCCTTGTCTGATTCTGGCATACGGCTACTACAGTATTTGATCTGGTCTCCTCGTTTCTGTGTCAGTATTTATTGTGTTATCACCCAAAAGCAACATGTAAAGAATATAGTAATTGTAGTGCAAAAGACAAAgcagtaataaagtgaactaatattttcagTTTATTCGTGGATTTTATTGCCAGCTTTGACTGTGACAGAATCAggtcaacatttatttatttattacaagaaTGATCTATCTGTTACCTGCAAAATATAGAATGATTGTACAGTTCTTAGGCCTACAGCAAAGCAGTGTAATCAAAAACTGACATTATGTTTGTTTAGAGTTACATTCTTGATTGTGCAGCAGATGACAAGAGACTGAAATTCTGTGGCACTGAACTGGACCTTCATTCAGTCATGTCTTTGTATGTCTTATGGTTGTaaccatttaatttatttattctagtaTTCTGCCAGGTGCTATCTTATTGATTGTGGATAAGGAAATAGTTTATTTTTCAATCAGCGCTGCTGTGTGGCTGTATCAATAAGGAGTCTGACCAACAGGCTGTGGCAGTGTTGGGTACACAGTCCTTTTCCATGTACTGCAG
It includes:
- the LOC126272170 gene encoding protein naked cuticle homolog 2-like — protein: MLSVLTRRLRFRRYWRLGAPASATAASAAAAAVDCTGFRLRVEEASEDETTCTILVPTECSDGRASDTEQLLARPLEAGCDLPPQPPQQPQPPPQQQQPQQPPSPSHPLAFEEFECDVSVEGGVDAGGQERQEFSFTLYDFDGHGKITKDDIAGLVTTIYETLGSSIKVPHYGSKTIKVKLTVSPDQRKSAEQQQHSQPQPQASGRKLKRDLNVTIRESRRAGPATRRKRAETAAPAAPPHSCSSGSATAPGSENNDDGAADISEDDDDDEGTRQHPSPRVAVDSARLRNRRYQQHVASRYRQQHSTYCADSSVLRQRTKKRSGSLQREELLQIIQANMDKNNLGFQTSRKQCDRGGLVDIRHAHHRHRHKTSHREEVQLHYLAHSPAPNCYLDLAGLEHKLQHCHHECRHGVEKSVQQLQHSRQGCHTRGHHRSRSHDLGRSVPVAPVGTSPNRYPTAAHLPSPRVCAAADDITSSPFHFGRARSKSHEDPGPDRRKLPPFVMGHTSSPHHLKHRNREQDQARAMAQVVRWLEQEFSSGLGTADRFASGNSTQPPPPADGPPPGQPEAGSNSTTAGVSSVERHEHHHVHEHIHHHYHHYRETPVLV